A window of Pseudomonadota bacterium contains these coding sequences:
- a CDS encoding LysM peptidoglycan-binding domain-containing protein yields the protein MGITAFCRYCLRGGRNHLNAKLLVVLLALVQSGCGSLISWDAGRASGVTVEEGGTSYYIVSKGDTLYSIAFQVGRDYQEIARWNGIRWPYRIFPDQRLRLTPPAVTARRTARTPQTSSPSSPNRSSAAAQRPQRTRTPSTAGAALAWQWPTEGTILKTFSHGEPGRKGLDVGGRRGQPVRAAAPGRVVYSGSGLRGYGQLIIVKHNSVYLSAYGHNQRLLVKEGETLRAGQLIAEMGDSEATQPMLHFEIRRNGEPVDPQSLLPKR from the coding sequence ATGGGTATTACTGCTTTTTGCCGTTATTGTTTACGTGGTGGTCGAAACCACTTAAACGCGAAACTGCTGGTTGTGCTGCTGGCTTTGGTTCAGAGCGGATGCGGTAGTTTGATTAGTTGGGACGCCGGGCGTGCCAGCGGTGTGACGGTGGAAGAGGGCGGCACAAGTTATTACATCGTCAGTAAGGGCGATACGCTCTATTCCATCGCCTTTCAGGTGGGCCGTGACTATCAGGAGATAGCGCGTTGGAACGGAATCCGTTGGCCGTATCGTATCTTTCCAGATCAACGCTTGCGGTTGACGCCCCCGGCAGTGACTGCTCGCAGGACGGCTCGGACACCGCAAACAAGTTCACCATCGTCACCTAACCGCTCATCGGCGGCGGCTCAACGCCCGCAGCGCACCCGTACACCCTCAACAGCTGGCGCTGCATTGGCTTGGCAATGGCCTACCGAAGGTACAATTCTCAAGACGTTTTCCCATGGCGAACCCGGAAGAAAAGGGCTGGATGTCGGCGGTCGCCGCGGCCAACCGGTGCGCGCTGCGGCGCCCGGTCGCGTGGTCTACAGTGGGAGTGGACTTCGCGGTTACGGACAGCTTATTATCGTCAAGCACAACAGCGTCTACCTCAGCGCATACGGGCACAACCAGCGGCTATTGGTAAAAGAGGGTGAGACGCTGCGTGCCGGTCAGTTGATCGCGGAGATGGGTGACAGTGAAGCCACACAACCCATGCTCCACTTTGAAATACGTCGCAATGGAGAGCCCGTCGATCCGCAAAGTCTGTTACCGAAACGCTGA
- a CDS encoding RNA polymerase sigma factor RpoS, whose translation MDDSEGENLDADDDNDDDDPEVEKARLRSKVTSRRFSSDTDAEMDATRLYLNEIGFSPLLTAEEEVHFARLAQRGDDSARKRMIESNLRLVVKIARRYLNRGMPLLDLIEEGNLGLIRAVDKFDPELGFRFSTYATWWIRQTIERAIMNQTRTIRLPIHVVKEINVYLRAARQLAQKLDHEPSAEEVATLLDKPISEVKRMLGLNERIASVDTPIGKDEDKSLLDSIPDEHNQDPSDLLIDEDLYNNLELWLDQLNDKQREVVERRFGLRGYEKATLEEVGNEIGVTRERVRQIQMDALRRLREIMRKQGITEDIL comes from the coding sequence CTGGACGATAGCGAGGGTGAGAATCTGGACGCCGATGATGATAATGACGATGACGATCCAGAAGTAGAGAAGGCGCGGCTTAGATCCAAAGTCACATCGCGCCGATTCTCCTCCGACACTGATGCGGAGATGGATGCCACCCGGCTTTACCTCAACGAGATCGGTTTTTCGCCGCTGCTCACGGCTGAGGAAGAGGTTCACTTTGCCCGGCTCGCGCAACGCGGCGACGATTCAGCGCGTAAGCGCATGATCGAAAGCAATCTGCGTCTGGTCGTAAAAATAGCGCGACGTTACCTCAATCGTGGGATGCCTTTGCTCGATTTGATCGAGGAGGGGAATCTCGGTTTGATTCGTGCGGTCGATAAATTCGATCCGGAACTCGGGTTCCGGTTCTCGACCTACGCCACATGGTGGATACGGCAAACCATCGAACGGGCAATCATGAATCAGACACGCACCATCCGCCTGCCGATTCATGTCGTCAAAGAGATAAATGTTTATTTGCGCGCGGCACGCCAACTGGCACAGAAGCTGGATCATGAACCCAGCGCCGAAGAAGTCGCAACGTTGCTCGACAAACCGATCAGTGAAGTGAAACGCATGCTGGGGCTCAATGAGCGCATCGCATCCGTTGACACTCCCATCGGCAAAGACGAAGACAAATCACTACTCGACTCGATTCCTGACGAACACAATCAGGACCCTTCCGATCTGTTGATCGATGAAGACCTTTATAACAACCTGGAGCTGTGGCTTGATCAACTCAACGATAAACAGCGGGAGGTTGTCGAACGACGTTTTGGTCTGCGTGGGTACGAGAAGGCGACACTGGAAGAGGTGGGTAACGAGATTGGTGTGACACGCGAGCGGGTGCGGCAGATTCAAATGGATGCACTGCGCAGACTGCGCGAGATCATGCGCAAGCAAGGGATCACAGAAGACATCCTTTAA